A stretch of the Cuculus canorus isolate bCucCan1 chromosome 15, bCucCan1.pri, whole genome shotgun sequence genome encodes the following:
- the USP31 gene encoding ubiquitin carboxyl-terminal hydrolase 31 isoform X2 has protein sequence MQYRGNAQHDAQEFLLWLLDRVHEDLNNVVNSGGVPPLKPPLEDDVLLEGPAFPISSTFVQELFQAQYRSSLTCPHCQKQSNTFDPFLCISLPIPLPHTRPLYVTVVYQGKCSHCMRIGVAVPISGTVARLREAVSAETKIPTEQIVLTEMYYDGFHRSFGDTDDLDTIHESDCIFAFETPEIFRPEGILSQRGIHVNNNLNNLKCGTEHSRTIPYSQGTGKSGKLEHSSTKAAANDKIVLLVCNRACTGQQSKRFGLPFVLHLEKTIAWDILQKEILEKMQYFLRPAACMQVCPFSLRVVSVVGITYLLPQEERPLCHPTVERALKSCGQGGMAHVKLVVEWDKETKDYLFMNTEEEYIPDSESVRQQRELHHQPQTCTLSQCFQLYTKEEQLAPDDAWRCPHCKQLQQGSITLSLWTLPDILIIHLKRFRQEGDRRMKLQNMVKFPLSGLDMTPHVVKRSQSSWSLPSHWSPWRRPYGLGRDPEDYIYDLYAVCNHHGTMQGGHYTAYCKNSVDGQWYCFDDSEVQQLSENEVCKQTAYILFYQRRTAIPSWSANSSVAGSTSSSLCEHWVSRLPGSKQPSIASAASSRRTSLASLSESVELTGERSEDDGGFSTRPFVRSVQRQSLSSRSSVTSPLAVSENGVRPSWSLSAKLQWRSNSPSRFSGDSPVHTSSSTLEKIGEAADDKVSISCFGSLRNLSSSYLEPCDGSRREHRTPRRAPLAVMEGAFREESVIRTSSSDLSDGCGKSSVQLDRNHPALDPFDNNNQIAFVDQSDSVDSSPVKEVKAPSGMGLAAEKAGGTPKKVHSSKGVSEPDKSLRKGRTVLSTQETKVSHSSPPLRSSQKVSRSRSKADSSRASGRHASPAPSQARKDHSAKALEVAVPSAQQKQKSGSPSSVAAKKTPSGSLTKGSSAGRSRTSDRSLSREGSKISLGSDKTSVTSSSRTSSPRISHSRSDSRAVDSKHVRSSSMANLRSPNVGVRSGLKRDSKSEEKGLSFFKSALRQKETRRSADLGKTTMLSKKAASGSSKSGSKNVPEDKSEKGVVPPASQIHANVTAKEKHVPKDATPNKHSLLSSRKSKSSQIDPGVQSPPPSGKLPADKPLKKVPSSMQVSVRPSLEPE, from the exons ATGCAGTACCGTGGGAACGCCCAGCACGATGCGCAGGAGTTCCTGCTCTGGCTCCTGGACAGAGTCCACGAAGATCTGAACAACGTAGTGAATTCTGGTGGTGTGCCCCCGCTCAAG CCGCCGCTGGAGGATGATGTGCTGCTTGAGGGACCAGCCTTTCCAATCAGCAGTACTTTTGTGCAGGAACTCTTTCAAGCCCAGTACAG GTCGTCTCTGACGTGCCCGCATTGCCAGAAGCAGAGCAACACCTTCGACCCCTTTCTCTGCATCTCCCTGCCAATTCCCCTGCCTCACACACG GCCGCTCTACGTCACCGTGGTGTACCAGGGCAAGTGCTCGCACTGCATGCGGATCGGCGTGGCGGTGCCCATCTCCGGAACGGTGGCCAGGCTGCGAGAGGCTGTATCTGCAGAAACCAAGATACCCACAGAGCAG ATCGTGCTGACGGAGATGTACTACGATGGGTTCCATCGCTCCTTCGGTGATACTGATGACCTGGACACCATTCATGAAAGCGACTGCATTTTTGCCTTTGAGACCCCAGAGATATTTCGGCCCGAGGGTATCCTTAGTCAAAGAG GAATACACGTGAACAATAACCTGAATAACTTGAAATGTGGCACTGAACACTCCCGAACAATACCTTACTCTCAAGGAACAGGGAAATCTGGAAAACTGGAGCACTCCTCTactaaagcagcagcaaatgacAAGATTGTCTTGCTGGTGTGTAACCGAGCATGCACTGGACAGCAGAGCAAAAG GTTTGGCTTGCCCTTCGTGTTACATTTGGAAAAAACGATTGCTTGGGATATTCTGCAGAAGGAGATTCTGGAGAAGATGCAGTATTTCCTGCGTCCTGCAGCCTGCATGCAG gTTTGCCCATTCAGCTTGCGTGTGGTCAGTGTCGTAGGCATCACGTACTTGCTACCTCAGGAGGAGCGGCCCCTCTGCCATCCGACAGTGGAAAG gGCACTGAAGTCGTGTGGACAGGGGGGAATGGCTCATGTGAAGTTAGTGGTAGAGTGGGACAAAGAAACTAAAGATTA CTTGTTTATGAATACAGAAGAGGAGTATATTCCAGACTCTGAAAGCGTCCGCCAGCAGAGAGAGCTTCATCATCAACCTCAGACCTGCACTTTATCTCAATGTTTCCAACTGTACACCAAAGAGGAACAG CTTGCCCCAGATGACGCGTGGCGATGCCCACACTgcaagcagctgcagcagggtaGCATCACACTGAGCCTCTGGACCTTACCCGATATTCTCATCATACATCTCAAAAGGTTTAGACAG GAAGGAGACCGAAGGATGAAGCTTCAGAACATGGTTAAATTCCCACTGAGTGGCTTGGACATGACTCCTCATGTTGTAAAGCGCAGTCAGAGCAGCTGGAGCCTGCCATCTCACTGGTCTCCTTGGAGGCGACCTTATGGTCTCGGAAGGGATCCTGAGGACTACATCTATGACCTGTACGCTGTCTGCAATCATCATGGCACCATGCAAGGGGGGCACTACACAG CATATTGCAAGAACTCGGTTGATGGCCAGTGGTACTGCTTCGATGACAGTGAAGTccagcagctttctgaaaaCGAAGTCTGCAAGCAGACAGCTTATATTCTGTTCTACCAGAGACGCACAGCAATCCCATCATGGTCTGCTAACAGCTCTGTGGCAG GGTCCACAAGCTCCTCACTCTGCGAGCACTGGGTCAGCCGTCTTCCTGGTAGCAAGCAGCCCAGCATTGCTTCGGCAGCATCGTCGCGGCGCACATCTCTGGCTTCCCTCTCGGAATCGGTAGAGCTGACTGGGGAGAGGAGTGAAGATGATG gaggATTTTCAACTCGTCCCTTTGTAAGGAGTGTCCAGCGTCAGAGCCTGTCATCCAGATCTTCTGTCACCAGCCCCCTGGCAGTGAGTGAAAATGGTGTCAGGCCCTCATGGTCACTCTCTGCAAAACTGCAGTGGCGCTCCAACTCTCCATCCCGCTTCTCTGGAGATTCCCCTGTACATACCTCTTCTTCCACACTGGAGAAGATCGGGGAGGCTGCTGATGATAAAGTGTCCATCTCTTGCTTCGGCAGCCTGAGGAATCTCTCTAGCAGCTACTTGGAGCCTTGTGACGGCAGTCGGCGGGAGCACAGGACGCCTCGCAGGGCCCCCCTGGCTGTCATGGAAGGGGCATTCAGGGAAGAGTCTGTCATAAGGACATCTAGCTCAGATCTTTCTGATGGGTGTGGTAAAAGCTCTGTACAGCTGGACAGGAACCATCCTGCTTTGGACCCTTTTGATAACAACAATCAAATCGCCTTTGTTGATCAGAGTGACTCTGTGGACAGCTCTCCAGTCAAGGAGGTGAAAGCCCCTAGCGGGATGGGGCtggctgcagagaaagcaggCGGCACCCCTAAGAAGGTTCACAGCTCCAAGGGAGTTTCTGAGCCAGATAAAAGTTTGAGGAAGGGAAGGACAGTCTTATCTACCCAAGAGACCAAAGTCTCTCACTCTTCTCCTCCGCTAAGGAGTTCCCAGAAAGTTTCCCGGTCTAGAAGTAAGGCGGACTCCTCTAGGGCCAGTGGGCGACATGCATCTCCTGCTCCCTCTCAGGCTAGGAAGGACCATAGCGCAAAGGCCCTTGAGGTGGCTGTCCCATCGGCTCAACAGAAGCAAAAGTCAGGTTCTCCATCCTCCGTTGCTGCCAAGAAAACCCCTTCAGGCTCATTGACTAAGGGTTCTTCTGCTGGGAGGAGCCGGACTTCAGACCGAAGCCTCAGTAGGGAGGGTTCTAAGATAAGTCTGGGGTCAGATAAAACGAGTGTTACCAGCAGTTCGAGAACGAGCTCCCCACGGATAAGCCACTCTAGGAGTGACAGCAGGGCAGTAGACAGTAAGCATGTGCGGAGCTCCTCGATGGCCAACCTGCGGTCTCCAAATGTTGGTGTGCGCTCTGGTTTGAAGAGGGACAGCAAGTCAGAAGAGAAAGGATTGTCTTTCTTTAAATCAGCCTTAAGGCAGAAGGAGACCCGGAGGTCAGCAGACCTGGGAAAGACAACAATGCTCTCCAAAAAGGCAGCAAGTGGCAGTTCCAAGTCTGGCAGTAAGAACGTACCAGAAGACAAATCGGAGAAAGGTGTTGTCCCACCAGCCTCTCAAATCCATGCCAATGttactgcaaaagaaaaacatgtccCAAAAGATGCCACACCCAACAAACATTCTCTACTATCCAGTCGCAAGTCCAAGTCTTCCCAGATAGATCCCGGAGTCCAGTCTCCTCCTCCCAGTGGCAAGCTGCCTGCTGACAAGCCGCTGAAGAAGGTACCTTCCAGCATGCAGGTGTCTGTACGGCCTTCTTTGGAACCCGAGTGA